Proteins encoded within one genomic window of Solea senegalensis isolate Sse05_10M linkage group LG11, IFAPA_SoseM_1, whole genome shotgun sequence:
- the LOC122777845 gene encoding tripartite motif-containing protein 16-like, whose product MAQAGVQLQRETFSCSICLDLLKDPMALSCGHSFCMNCIKDHWGSEDEKRIYSCPQCGEAFTPRPKLKKSTILAALVEELKKTGLQAAPADHCYSGAEDVACDVCTGRKLKAVKSCLVCLAAYCEEHLQPHYQSPLKKHKLVEPSKNLQENICPRHDDHDTVSAAAERKQKQRELDLTNMSLAVAEVVFFLPEPEPETRAEFFRYSQEITLDPNTAHKYLILTEGNRKVRFKAEDQSYSSHTDRFTGEWQVLSKESLTGRCYWEVEWRGGVFVAVTYKNISRSGSSNECGFGFNEKSWVLVCEHGGFFFLHNRIWIKVSDDLSSRVGVYLDHSAGLLSFYRVSDTMTLLHRVQTTFTQTFYAGVLCLFPGATAEFCKLK is encoded by the coding sequence ATGGCACAGGCAGgagttcagctgcagagagaaacctTCTCTTGTTCCATCTGTTTGGATCTTCTGAAGGATCCCATGGCTCTTTCCTGTGGACACAGCTTCTGTATGAACTGTATCAAAGACCACTGGGGCTCAGAGGATGAGAAGAGGATctacagctgccctcagtgtGGAGAGGCCTTCACACCGAGGCCTAAACTGAAGAAAAGCACCATATTAGCAGCTttagtggaggagctgaagaagactgGACTCcaagctgctcctgctgatcACTGCTATtctggagctgaagatgtggcctgtgatgtctGCACTGGCAGGAAACTGAAAGCTGTCAAGTCCTGTTTGGTATGTTTGGCCGCTTACTGTGAGGAACACCTCCAGCCTCATTATCAATCACCATTaaagaaacacaagctggtggAGCCCTCCAAGAACCTCCAGGAGAACATCTGCCCTCGTCACGATGATCACGACAcagtctcagctgcagcagagaggaagcagaagcagagagagtTGGATCTGACAAACATGTCACTGGCTGTGGCTGAAGTGGTTTTTTTCCtgccagaaccagaaccagagaccAGAGCTGAATTCTTCAGATATTCACAGGAAATCAcactggatccaaacacagctcACAAATATCTGATATTAActgagggaaacagaaaagtAAGATTCAAGGCAGAAGATCAGTCTTATTCTAGCCACACAGACAGATTTACTGGGGAGTGGCAGGTCCTGAGTAAAGAGAGTCTGACTGGACGttgttactgggaggtggagtggagAGGGGGAGTTTTTGTAGCAGTGACGTACAAGAACATCAGCAGATCAGGGAGTTCAAATGAATGTGGATTTGGATTTAATGAAAAATCTTGGGTTTTAGTTTGTGAAcatggagggtttttttttcttcacaacaGAATCTGGATTAAAGTCTCAGATGATTTGTCCTCCAGAGTAGGAGTATACTTGGACCACAGTGcaggtcttctgtccttctatagagtctctgacaccatgactctcctccacagagtccagaccacaTTCACTCAGACTTTCTATGCTGgagttctttgtctttttcctggAGCCACAGCTGAGTTCTGTAAACTCAAATAG
- the csad gene encoding cysteine sulfinic acid decarboxylase: MADIFPHTQTKEPADSRDLSEPLIDHAEGQLFLNETFKIIVEDVLRKGTDVNEKVCEWKEPEELALLLDLELRSTGEPQQRLLQRVKDVAKYSVKTSHPRFLNQQYAGVDYHSLSGRFLSEALNTNLHTYEVAPVFVLMENEVLRGLRHLVGWTEGDGLFWPGGSASNMCAINLARYQLFPEVKSQGLFGLPRMTIFTSPESHYSVKKGAAYLGIGTDNVIMVKVDDRGRMIPGDLDEKITLAKSQGTVPLLVSCTSGTTVQGAFDPLDQIADICEKHQIWMHVDAAWGGSVLFSKQHRHLMKGVDRANSVAWNPHKMLVAGLQCSVLLLKDTTNLLRQCHTTNATYLFQQDKFYDVSLDIGDKSVQCGRKVDCLKLWLMWKAVGTDGLAQRIDKAFLHVGYLVEQMKKREGFHLLDEPEFVNVCFWYIPSSLRGKERDADYQDRLAKVAPVIKERMVKRGTMMVGYQPLGNRVNFFRVIVFSPLVSQKDMDFFLNEIERLGNDL; the protein is encoded by the exons ATGGCAGACATATTTCCAC ACACGCAGACTAAGGAACCAGCTGATTCCCGTGACCTGAGTGAGCCTCTCATTGACCACGCTGAAGGCCAACTCTTCCTGAATGAAACCTTTAAAATCATAGTGGAGGACGTGCTCCGCAAAGGCACGGACGTCAATGAGAAG GTTTGTGAGTGGAAGGAACCAGAGGAGCTGGCTCTGCTGCTGGATCTGGAGCTCAGGTCAACGGGCGAACCCCAACAAAGGCTCCTACAGAGGGTGAAAGATGTCGCCAAGTACAGCGTCAAGACAA GTCACCCACGTTTTTTAAACCAGCAGTATGCTGGGGTGGACTACCACTCCTTGTCTGGACGATTTCTCAGTGAGGCTCTCAACACTAACCT TCACACCTATGAGGTGGctcctgtgtttgtgctgatggAGAATGAGGTTCTGAGGGGGCTGCGTCACCTGGTGGGCTGGACAGAAGGTGACGGTCTTTTCTGGCCTGGGGGGTCAGCCTCTAACATGTGTGCCATCAACCTTGCACGCTATCAACTTTTTCCAGAGGTCAAAAGCCAGGGGCTGTTCGGTCTCCCGCGAATGACCATCTTTACATCTCCAGAG AGCCATTACTCGGTAAAGAAAGGAGCTGCCTATCTGGGAATTGGGACTGACAATGTTATTATGGTGAAAGTGGATGATAG AGGGCGTATGATTCCAGGTGACCTGGACGAAAAGATAACGCTGGCAAAATCACAG GGTACAGTGCCCTTGCTTGTTAGCTGCACATCAGGGACCACAGTTCAAGGTGCCTTTGATCCACTGGACCAAATTGCTGATATCTGTGAGAAACATCAGATCTGGATGCACGTAGAT GCCGCCTGGGGAGGGAGCGTGCTCTTTTCCAAGCAACACAGACATTTAATGAAAGGTGTTGACAG AGCAAATTCTGTAGCCTGGAATCCACACAAGATGCTGGTGGCTGGCCTGCAGTGTTCTGTCTTGCTGCTAAAGGACACAACG AACCTGCTGAGGCAATGCCACACAACCAACGCCACATACCTCTTCCAGCAAGACAAATTCTACGACGTCAGTCTGGACATTGGGGACAAGTCTGTTCAGTGCGGCCGTAAGGTGGACTGCCTTAAGCTGTGGTTGATGTGGAAAGCTGTCGGCACTGATGGCTTGGCACAGCGTATAGACAAGGCTTTTCTCCATGTTGG GTATCTGGTAGAGCAGATGAAGAAAAGAGAGGGCTTCCATCTTTTGGATGAG CCAGAGTTTGTGAACGTTTGCTTCTGGTATATACCATCCAGTCTGAGAGGGAAGGAAAGGGATGCAGATTATCAGGACAGGCTGGCTAAA gTGGCTCCTGTTATCAAGGAACGCATGGTGAAACGAGGCACAATGATGGTTGGGTACCAACCTCTGGGAAACAGAGTCAACTTTTTCCGTGTGATTGTGTTCTCGCCCCTCGTTTCCCAGAAAGACATGGACTTCTTCCTCAACGAAATTGAAAGACTTGGGAATGATTTGTGA
- the zgc:174906 gene encoding uncharacterized protein zgc:174906: MAEEPAAEIQLLRKHKAKLIEILSSDADFVLQHADSRCLLSLHGYQLVKACHIPSVKMTELLDHVIQRGPEAAQGLLELLKDQALQETFPLLHFVKDLQVTLLSSVTTRKKKPTTELQETIPAKKICNNSSHIVTEKQLMTAARAIGRSWREIGRLALDVPSVKLEQIEEDHPLHVERVFAMLRYWRISQKEKATTAHLHACLSQDSWALPPEGIDFLLETD; encoded by the exons ATGGCTGAGGAACCCGCAGCGGAAATCCAGTTACTCAGAAAGCACAAGGCCAAGCTGATAGAAATCCTGAGTAGCGATGCCGACTTTGTGCTACAACATGCAGACTCTCGCTGTCTGCTGTCCCTTCATGGCTATCAGCTGGTGAAAGCTTGTCATATTCCCAGTGTGAAGATGACAGAACTTCTGGACCACGTCATCCAGAGAGGGCCTGAAGCAGCACAGGGACTATTAGAACTACTGAAGGACCAGGCCTTACAGGAAACCTTTCCACTGCTTCATTTTGTTAAGGATCTGCAAGTCACATTGCTGTCCTCAG TaacaacaagaaagaaaaagccaaCAACAGAATTACAAGAAACCATTCCGGCCAAAAAGATCTGCAACAACA GTTCCCACATAGTGACAGAGAAGCAGTTGATGACTGCGGCTCGAGCCATTGGCAGATCTTGGCGGGAGATCGGCAGACTGGCTCTGGATGTTCCCTCTGTAAAGCTGGAGCAGATTGAGGAGGATCATCCTCTTCATGTGGAGAGAGTATTCGCCATGCTGCGCTACTGGCGAATTAGCCAGAAGGAAAAAGCCACCACAGCTCACCTGCACGCTTGTCTCAGTCAGGACAGCTGGGCACTGCCACCTGAAGGAATTGATTTCCTGTTGGAGACGGACTGA